The proteins below come from a single Vitis vinifera cultivar Pinot Noir 40024 chromosome 9, ASM3070453v1 genomic window:
- the LOC100261776 gene encoding putative leucine-rich repeat receptor-like serine/threonine-protein kinase At2g19230 has translation MEMLLRVLSFLALNMLLHVHAQTGFISIDCGVDEDYIDNTTKLFYSSDANFIDSGENKNIPYDFTSTIYEKQLTNVRSFPKGVKNCYTLPADQGKDNKYLIRAVFMCGNVQEYNNQLPEFKLYLGVEEWDSVTFNSSYNIVRREIIYVPKTDEIYVCLVNTDSGTPFISALELRPIDDSIYNKTQSGSLVLFNRYNFGSETSETVRYGDDVLDRIWGPYSWSSGESIKAPYSSSGLSENQFKLPAKVMETAVKPVNGTSLDFYLDGIDSSQEFYVYLHVAEIETLVQGQIREFTVSVNKKAISSAIQPRDLSYNSLNGEVPEFLSEMSSLKTLNLSGNKLTGSVPSALLAKSNDGTLSLSLDGNPDLCKTNSCNTKTKKKNSVVVPVVASIASVVVLLGAIFAVYWRFIGGGRRGKPAGVKPNDRDNVSQLEFQKPDVPNEEENWDSELEEIQKEVIETNGKLEARKQRLSYSEVKRITNNFGEVIGKGGSGLVYNGRLSNGIKVAVKKLSPSLNLAFEQFQNEAQLLSTIHHRNLVSLIGYCDEGSNMLLIYEYMANGNLKEHISGKNGSVLSWEQRVQIAIEAAQALEYLHDGCNPSIIHRDVKAANILLNEKMQAKVADFGWSRSMPSESQSHVSATFVVGTSGYLDPEYNKTGKLTKESDVYSFGIVLLELISGRSAKIEDNLSILDWFYPVFESGKLEDIVDPRLQGIFSTNSAWRAVETANSCIPLRSIERQTMSYVVNELKECLKLLEMSSPSNTGVTITRPIGTETGPQAR, from the exons ATGGAAATGCTACTTCGGGTTCTTAGTTTTCTAGCTCTTAATATGCTTCTTCATGTGCATGCTCAAACAG GATTCATAAGCATTGATTGTGGAGTGGATGAGGACTACATAGATAACACAACCAAACTATTTTACAGTtcggatgcaaacttcatagaCAGTGGAGAAAACAAGAACATCCCTTATGATTTCACGTCCACAATTTATGAAAAACAGCTCACAAATGTTCGAAGCTTCCCAAAAGGAGTCAAGAACTGCTACACCCTACCAGCAGACCAAGGCAAAGATAATAAGTACTTGATCAGAGCTGTATTCATGTGCGGTAATGTTCAAGAGTACAATAATCAGCTTCCAGAGTTCAAACTATATCTGGGTGTCGAAGAATGGGACTCAGTGACATTCAACTCGTCTTATAATATCGTCCGCAGGGAAATCATATATGTCCCTAAAACAGATGAAATATATGTGTGTCTTGTTAATACTGATTCTGGGACACCTTTCATTTCTGCATTAGAGCTCAGGCCAATTGATGATTCCATTTATAACAAAACTCAATCTGGATCGCTGGTGCTTTTTAACAGGTACAATTTTGGTTCAGAAACCAGTGAGACAGTCAG ATATGGAGACGATGTGTTGGATCGCATATGGGGACCCTACAGTTGGTCTTCTGGGGAATCCATCAAAGCACCCTATAGTAGTTCTGGGTTAAGTGAAAATCAATTTAAACTTCCGGCCAAGGTAATGGAGACCGCGGTAAAACCTGTGAATGGAACTTCGTTGGACTTCTATTTGGATGGGATTGATTCATCTCAAGAATTTTACGTATATTTGCATGTTGCTGAGATTGAGACATTGGTGCAAGGCCAGATCAGAGAGTTTACCGTTTCAGTGAATAAGAAAGCAATTTCTAGTGCTATCCAACCTCG GGATTTATCTTACAATAGTCTAAATGGAGAAGTACCAGAATTTCTATCTGAAATGTCTTCCTTGAAGACCCT GAACTTATCAGGGAATAAATTGACAGGTTCGGTTCCTTCGGCCCTCCTCGCAAAATCTAACGATGGAACACTGTCTTTAAG TTTGGATGGGAATCCGGATCTTTGTAAAACCAACTCGTGCAATACAAAGACGAAAAAGAAGAACTCGGTTGTTGTTCCTGTAGTTGCATCCATTGCTTCAGTTGTGGTCCTCTTAGGTGCAATATTTGCAGTCTATTGGCGCTTCATAGGAGGCGGAAGACGTG GTAAACCTGCTGGAGTGAAACCCAATGATCGAGATAATGTGTCACAATTGGAGTTCCAGAAACCAGATGTACCTAATGAAGAAGAGAACTGGGACTCGGAGTTAGAAGAAATACAAAAGGAAGTGATCGAAACTAATGGAAAGCTGGAGGCAAGGAAGCAACGTCTTAGTTATTCTGAGGTTAAAAGGATCACTAACAACTTTGGAGAGGTGATCGGAAAGGGAGGATCTGGATTGGTTTACAATGGCCGTTTAAGCAATGGCATTAAAGTTGCGGTCAAGAAGCTGTCACCTTCTTTGAATCTAGCTTTTGAGCAATTTCAGAATGAG GCTCAGCTGTTGTCAACAATTCATCATAGAAACTTGGTCTCTCTAATAGGGTACTGCGACGAGGGTTCGAACATGTTGCTAATTTATGAGTATATGGCTAATGGGAACTTGAAAGAACATATATCAG GTAAAAATGGGTCGGTGTTGAGTTGGGAACAAAGAGTTCAAATAGCAATTGAGGCAGCACAAG CACTGGAATATTTACATGATGGTTGCAATCCATCCATAATTCACAGAGATGTTAAGGCTGCCAACATCTTATTGAATGAAAAAATGCAAGCCAAAGTAGCAGATTTTGGGTGGTCCAGAAGCATGCCCTCTGAAAGTCAATCTCATGTATCAGCTACCTTTGTTGTCGGCACTTCTGGGTACCTTGACCCTGA gTACAACAAAACTGGAAAGTTGACTAAGGAAAGTGATGTTTATAGCTTTGGGATTGTTCTTCTAGAGCTTATTTCCGGCCGGTCTGCGAAAATTGAGGACAATCTCAGCATATTGGATTGGTTCTATCCTGTTTTTGAAAGTGGGAAATTAGAAGACATTGTGGATCCAAGGTTACAAGGAATCTTCAGTACTAACTCAGCCTGGAGAGCTGTAGAGACAGCAAACTCTTGCATACCACTCAGATCCATAGAGAGGCAAACTATGAGCTATGTAGTGAATGAATTGAAAGAGTGCCTGAAACTGCTAGAGATGAGTAGCCCTTCAAATACAGGAGTAACCATTACTCGACCTATTGGAACTGAAACCGGCCCTCAAGCAAGGTAG
- the LOC100251548 gene encoding probable LRR receptor-like serine/threonine-protein kinase At1g51860, with protein sequence MELLFRVFGFLALNVLFHVHAQTGFISIDCGVNEDYIDNTTKLFYSTDAKFIDSGVSKNIPHDFKSPIFEKQLTTVRSFPKGVKNCYTLPAEQGNKYLIRAVFMCGNVQEYNDQLPEFKLYLGVEEWDTVKFNSSYSIFRTEIIHVTRTDEIYMCLVNTDSGTPFISALELRPIDNSIYNKTQSGSLVLFNRLNSGSQTNETVRYGDDVLDRMWVPFNSIYWKAIKAPYSSSVLSENEFKLPATVMETAVKPVNGSLDFYLVGIDSSQEFYMDLSNNSLSGDVPEFLSEMSSLKTLNLSGNKLTGSVPSALLAKSNDGTLTLSLDGNPDLCQNNSCNTKTKTKNSVAVPVVASIASFVVLLGAIFAIYWHFIRGRRHGTHAGVQPNDQESVSQFDLKKPDVPNEEENLELELEEIQKEMIKPNEKLEAKKQCLSYSEVKRITNNFREVIGHGGSGLVYSGHLSHGIKVAVKKLSPTSHQSFEQFRNEARLLSTIHHRNLVSLMGYCDEDSNMLLIYEYMANGNLKEHLSGKIGSVLSWEQRLHIAIEAAQALEYLHEGCDPSIIHRDVKAANILLNEKMQAKVADFGWSRSMPSENPSHVSTTFVVGTSGYLDPQYNRTGQLTKESDVYSFGIVLLELISGRPAIMEENRSILDWVRPIIERGEIEDIVDPRLQGIFNTNSAWRAIETAMCCVPFSSTERKTMSYIVRELKECLKLVEMSSTSNTGISITQPIGPATGPRAR encoded by the exons ATGGAACTGCTATTTCGGGTTTTTGGTTTTCTAGCTCTTAATGTGCTTTTTCATGTGCACGCTCAAACAG gatTCATAAGCATTGATTGTGGAGTGAATGAGGACTACATAGACAACACAACCAAACTCTTTTACAGTACGGATGCAAAATTCATAGACAGCGGAGTAAGCAAGAACATCCCTCATGATTTCAAGTccccaatttttgaaaaacagcTCACGACTGTTCGAAGCTTCCCAAAAGGAGTCAAGAATTGCTACACCCTACCAGCGGAACAAGGCAATAAGTACTTGATCAGAGCTGTATTCATGTGTGGTAATGTTCAAGAGTACAATGATCAGCTTCCAGAATTCAAACTATATCTGGGTGTCGAAGAATGGGACACAGTGAAATTCAACTCTTCATATAGTATCTTCCGCACGGAAATCATACATGTCACTAGAACAGATGAAATATATATGTGTCTTGTAAACACTGATTCTGGGACACCTTTCATTTCTGCATTAGAGCTCAGGCCGATTGATAATTCCATTTATAACAAAACTCAATCTGGATCGCTGGTGCTTTTTAACAGGCTCAATTCCGGTTCACAAACCAATGAGACAGTCAG ATATGGAGACGATGTGTTGGATCGCATGTGGGTACCGTTCAACTCGATTTATTGGAAAGCCATCAAAGCACCCTATAGTAGTTCTGTGCTAAGCGAAAATGAATTTAAACTTCCGGCCACGGTAATGGAGACTGCTGTAAAGCCTGTGAATGGATCTTTGGACTTCTATTTGGTGGGGATTGATTCTTCTCAAGAATTTTACAT GGATTTATCTAACAATAGTTTAAGTGGAGACGTGCCTGAATTTCTATCTGAAATGTCTTCCTTGAAGACCTT GAACCTATCAGGGAATAAATTGACAGGGTCGGTTCCTTCGGCCCTCCTTGCAAAATCTAATGATGGAACCTTGACTTTGAG TTTGGATGGGAATCCGGATCTTTGTCAAAACAACTCATGTAACACAAAGACGAAAACGAAGAACTCGGTTGCTGTTCCTGTAGTTGCATCCATTGCTTCCTTCGTGGTCCTCTTAGGTGCAATATTTGCCATCTATTGGCACTTCATAAGGGGCAGAAGACATG GTACACATGCTGGAGTCCAACCTAATGATCAAGAAAGTGTATCACAATTTGACTTAAAGAAACCAGATGTACCTAATGAAGAAGAGAACTTGGAATTGGAGTTAGAAGAAATACAAAAGGAAATGATCAAACCTAATGAAAAGCTGGAGGCAAAGAAGCAATGCCTTAGTTACTCTGAGGTTAAAAGGATTACTAACAACTTTCGAGAGGTGATTGGACACGGAGGATCTGGATTAGTTTATAGTGGCCATTTAAGCCATGGCATTAAAGTTGCTGTCAAGAAGTTGTCACCCACTTCGCATCAATCTTTCGAGCAATTTCGAAATGAG GCTCGGCTGTTGTCAACAATTCATCATAGAAACTTGGTTTCTCTAATGGGGTACTGCGACGAGGACTCAAACATGTTGCTAATTTACGAGTATATGGCTAATGGGAACTTGAAAGAACATTTATCAG GTAAAATTGGGTCGGTCTTGAGTTGGGAACAAAGACTTCACATAGCGATTGAGGCAGCACAAG CACTGGAATATTTGCATGAAGGTTGCGATCCATCCATAATTCACAGAGATGTTAAGGCTGCCAACATCCTATTGAATGAAAAAATGCAAGCCAAAGTAGCAGATTTTGGGTGGTCCAGAAGCATGCCCTCTGAAAATCCATCTCATGTATCAACGACCTTTGTTGTTGGCACTTCTGGGTACCTTGACCCTCA gTACAACAGAACTGGACAGTTGACTAAGGAAAGTGATGTTTATAGCTTTGGGATTGTTCTTTTAGAGCTTATTTCCGGCCGGCCTGCAATAATGGAGGAAAATCGCAGCATATTGGATTGGGTCCGTCCCATTATTGAAAGAGGAGAAATAGAAGACATTGTGGATCCAAGGTTACAAGGAATCTTCAATACTAACTCTGCCTGGAGAGCTATAGAGACAGCAATGTGTTGCGTACCATTCAGCTCCACAGAAAGGAAAACTATGAGTTATATAGTGAGAGAATTGAAAGAGTGTCTGAAGCTGGTAGAGATGAGTAGCACTTCAAATACAGGAATAAGCATTACTCAACCTATTGGACCTGCAACCGGTCCTCGAGCAAGATAG
- the LOC100266960 gene encoding probable LRR receptor-like serine/threonine-protein kinase At4g29180: MATIVYVWLVLACPQPWYPQHLAVPMANLTKNNEDDSGHPFDGARLLDFAILRPYLQHPAVSHDPSPSSSLRRELRRSMDMAFLFFGFLALLVLVHGLQDQSGFISIDCGIAEGSDYKDNTTGLLYTSDAKFIDTGINGKISSKFTSATLIPQLTNVRSFPEGAKNCYTLRPKNGKNNNYLIRAFFMYGNYDSKDQPPEFKLHLGVEEWDTVNITHSDKIVRREIIHVPKTDDIYVCLANTGSGTPFISALELRPLDNSTYTTESGSLELFTRVDVGSTTNETVRYKDDVFDRIWDPVSWDYWAPINSRYVSGTLSNNEYKPPSNVMSTAVIPGLDSLSLEFYWDTDDPSQQFYVYMYFAEVEQLEAGELREFKISLNGGSWRGPIVPEKMIPTTIWNTDSISAPGSLNFSISKTDNSTRPPILNALEIYSVKHFLQSPTGQNEVDAIKKIKSVYKVMKSSWQGDPCIPRDYLWDGLTCSDNGYDAPSIISLNLSSSNLTGRIDGIVVAAKPNDLEEKIMRQNNRNVSYSEIVSITGNFQQVIGKGGFGKVYSGHLSDGTQVAVKMLSSPSIHGSKQCRTEAELLTRVHHRNLVSLLGYCDESPNMGLMYEYMANGNLQECLSGTVKDASVLTWEQRLRIAIDAAQALEYLHNGCKPPIIHRDVKTANILLDEKLQAKVADFGLSRCLTPENGNCLSGSNFSTAISGTPGYLDPEYYTSLRLDEKSDVYSFGIVLLELITGQPPIIKQGEESMLHIVQWVSPIIKRGEIRDIVDQRLQGDFDISSVGKAIDIAMACVTYSSTTRPTMSHVLLELKGCLNIEIAPERTRSMEEDNEKQANDSLEMIFVSTEIPKGPQER, from the exons GCCCTTCTTCTTCCTTGAGAAGGGAACTGAGGAGATCAATGGATATGGCATTTTTGTTTTTCGGGTTTTTAGCTCTTTTGGTGCTGGTTCATGGGCTGCAGGATCAATCAG GATTCATAAGCATTGATTGTGGGATAGCTGAGGGCTCAGACTATAAGGATAATACCACTGGCCTGCTTTACACTTCGGATGCAAAATTCATAGACACTGGAATAAATGGGAAGATTTCTTCAAAGTTCACGTCTGCAACTCTTATACCACAGCTCACAAATGTTAGAAGCTTCCCAGAAGGAGCCAAGAATTGTTACACCCTGAgaccgaaaaatggcaaaaataataattatttgatcAGGGCTTTCTTCATGTATGGAAATTATGACTCCAAGGATCAACCTCCAGAATTCAAACTACATCTTGGTGTTGAGGAGTGGGACACAGTTAACATTACCCATTCAGATAAAATTGTCAGGAGGGAAATCATTCATGTTCCAAAGACAGATGACATATATGTCTGTCTGGCAAACACTGGGTCTGGGACACCTTTTATATCTGCGTTAGAGCTGAGACCACTGGATAATTCCACTTATACCACCGAATCTGGATCACTGGAACTCTTTACAAGGGTTGACGTTGGATCAACAACAAATGAAACAGTCAG ATACAAAGACGATGTTTTTGATCGCATTTGGGATCCCGTCAGCTGGGATTATTGGGCTCCCATCAATTCAAGATATGTTAGTGGCACCTTAAGTAACAATGAGTACAAACCTCCATCCAATGTCATGTCTACTGCTGTGATTCCAGGCCTCGATTCCCTTTCCTTGGAGTTTTATTGGGATACAGATGATCCTAGTCAACAGTTTTATGTGTACATGTACTTCGCTGAGGTTGAGCAACTGGAAGCCGGCGAGTTGAGAGAATTCAAGATCTCACTGAATGGTGGCTCATGGAGAGGGCCTATTGTTCCAGAAAAGATGATTCCAACTACTATATGGAACACCGACTCTATAAGTGCTCCTGGTAGTCTAAATTTTAGTATTTCTAAGACAGATAACTCCACACGTCCTCCCATTCTCAATGCTTTGGAGATATATTCGGTAAAACACTTCTTACAATCACCAACTGGCCAAAATGAAG TTGATGCTATCAAGAAAATCAAGTCAGTGTACAAGGTGATGAAGAGTAGCTGGCAAGGAGATCCATGCATCCCCAGAGATTACTTATGGGATGGCCTGACCTGCAGTGACAATGGCTATGATGCTCCCAGTATCATCTCACT GAACCTTTCTTCGAGCAATTTGACCGGGAGGATCGATG GTATAGTTGTTGCTGCCAAACCTAATGATCTAGAAGAGAAGATAATGAGGCAGAATAACAGGAACGTTAGTTACTCTGAGATTGTAAGCATCACTGGTAACTTCCAACAGGTGATTGGGAAAGGAGGGTTTGGAAAAGTTTATAGTGGCCATTTAAGTGATGGTACTCAAGTTGCTGTCAAGATGCTTTCATCTCCATCAATCCATGGGTCTAAGCAATGTAGGACTGAG GCTGAGCTGTTAACAAGAGTTCATCATAGAAACTTGGTTTCTCTACTCGGTTACTGTGATGAGAGTCCAAACATGGGGCTCATGTACGAGTACATGGCTAATGGGAATTTACAAGAGTGTTTGTCAG GCACTGTTAAGGATGCATCCGTCTTGACTTGGGAACAAAGGCTTCGAATAGCAATAGATGCAGCACAAG CACTGGAATATTTGCACAATGGTTGCAAGCCACCAATAATCCACAGAGATGTTAAGACTGCCAACATTTTGTTGGATGAGAAATTGCAAGCCAAAGTAGCAGATTTTGGGTTGTCCAGATGCTTGACCCCTGAAAATGGGAATTGTTTATCTGGGAGTAATTTTTCAACTGCAATATCTGGAACGCCTGGATACCTCGATCCTGA GTATTACACATCCTTAAGGTTGGATGAGAAAAGCGATGTTTATAGCTTTGGGATTGTTCTGTTGGAGCTTATCACTGGCCAGCCTCCGATAATAAAGCAGGGCGAAGAAAGCATGCTTCACATAGTCCAATGGGTCAGTCCCATTATTAAAAGGGGGGAGATTAGAGACATAGTAGATCAGAGGTTACAGGGAGATTTTGATATCAGTTCTGTCGGGAAAGCTATAGATATAGCAATGGCTTGTGTAACCTACAGCTCCACCACAAGGCCGACCATGAGTCATGTGTTGCTGGAATTAAAAGGCTGTTTGAACATTGAGATAGCCCCTGAAAGGACGCGGAGTATGGAGGAAGACAATGAGAAACAAGCAAACGATTCGCTTGAAATGATTTTTGTTAGCACAGAAATTCCAAAGGGTCCTCAGGAAAGGTAG